The genomic region CCCCCCGGCAGGGCCGTCCGCAGTTTGTTTACTTGCGGCACAAAGTGAGGATAGGGTCGCCCCGAGGGCGTGCGCAAGGCCGCTGCGCCGGTGACCGTCCGGTGAACGGTGCGGGGCGCCGGAGCGTCGGCAACGGCTCCGGATCATGGGAGACTCGCCCCCATGAACGGCAAGTCGACCACCACGCGGACGAAGCTGGAGAGGGGCCGCAGCGCGCTCGGGCCCGCCCTGGAGCTCGTGCACACCGGGCGTGCCCCCACCCGTGCCGTACTCACCTCCGAACTCGGCGTCACCCGTGCCACGGCGGGCGCGGTGGCCGCGGAGCTCGAGGCGCTCGGGCTCATCAGGGTCGACTCCAGCCCGGGCTCCGCCGCCGGCTCGCAGGGCCGCCCCTCGCACCGGCTGTCCATCCGTGACAGCGGGCCCGTGGCCCTCGCCGCCCAGGTGCACTCCGACGGCTTCCGTGCCGCGCTCGTGGGGCTCGGGGGCAGGATCGTGGCCACCGCGCCCGGCTGTGTCGCCGTCATGGCCGATCCCGCCCAGGTCCTCGGCGAGGTCGTGGAGGCCGGGGCCCGTCTCCTGCGTGAGACCGGGCTGCGCTGTGTCGGAGCCGGACTCGCCGTGCCCTCCGCCGTGGCCGAACCCGAGGGCACGGCCCTCAACCCGCTGCACATCGCCTGGCCGGCCGGCGCGCCGGTCCGGGAGATCTTCTCCACCTGCGTACGCGCCGCGGGCATCACCGGACCCGCGTTCACCGCCAACGACGTCAACCTCGCCGCCCTCGCCGAGCACCGGCACGGCGCGGGGCGTGGTGCCCAGCACCTGCTCTGCGTCGCCACGGGCCACCGGGGGGTGGGTGGTGCCCTCGTCCTGGACGGCCGCCTCCACAGCGGGAGTTCGGGACTCGCCCTGGAAGTGGGGCATCTGACCGTCAACCCCGAGGGCGGCCCCTGTCACTGCGGCGGACGAGGCTGCCTCGACGTGGAGACCGACCCCCTCGCCTTCCTCACGGCGGCCGGCCGGGAGCCCGGCCCCGAGGAGTCGCTGCTCAAGCAGTCCGGAGGCCTGCTGCGCACGGAGTACGGCGACCCCGATGTGCGGGCCGCGGCCGAGGAGCTGATCGACCGCCTCGGCCTGGGCCTCGCCGGGCTGGTCAACATCCTCAACCCGGACCGGATCATCCTGGGCGGCCTGCACCGCGACCTCCTGGAGGCCGACCCCGAACGCCTGCGGGCGGTCGTCGCCGACCGCAGCCTCTGGGGGCGCAGCGGAAGCGTGCCGATCCTGTCCTGCACGCTCGACCACAACAGTCTGGTGGGCGCGGCCGAACTGGCCTGGCAGCCCGTACTCGACGACCCGCTGGCCGCACTGGCCTGACCGGCGGGCCCGGGCGCGGCCACACTCAGCGCGCGGCCAGGGCGAACGCCCGCGCGGGGTTGGCCACGAACATCGCCCCCAGGAGCTCCTCGCCGAGCGACCGCGCCAGTCGTGGACGCAGCCGCCGCAACAGGTACGGCATGCCGGGCGTCCCGGGCACCGTGGTGTCGCCGCCGAGCAGCAACTGCCCGCCGAACCCCGCCTCCGCGAGCCCGGCGAGCTGCTCCGGCAGCCGCCAGTCCGTGGCGTGACTCGCCCGGGAAGGGCCGTCGAACGCCAGGAACACACCCTCCCGGGCGGCATCGAGCTGCGCGACGCCGTCCGGGAACCGGCCCGGATGGCCGAGGATCACCCGCCGCGGCTCCACCCCCAGCTCCCCGCACAGCAGATCCAGCACGTCCCCCGCGCCCGTACCCAGCTCCAGGTGGACGGCGACCGGAGCCCCCGTACGACGATGGGCGCCGGCGGCAGCCGTCATGGTGTGCCTGGCGTGGGCGTCGATGCCGTGGAACGCCCCGGCCACCTTGATCAGCCCGGCCCGTACCCCCGTGGTCCCGATCCCTTCCGTGATCTCCGAGACGAACAGCTCTTCCAGCTCCGGCATGATCCGGCCGAGCGGCCCGGGCGCGTAATGGGCGGCTCGGTGCAGCCCGGTCGCCGCGACGATCCGCGTCCCGCCCGCTCGGGAGAGCGCCGCCAGGTCCCC from Streptomyces sp. QL37 harbors:
- a CDS encoding ROK family protein — protein: MNGKSTTTRTKLERGRSALGPALELVHTGRAPTRAVLTSELGVTRATAGAVAAELEALGLIRVDSSPGSAAGSQGRPSHRLSIRDSGPVALAAQVHSDGFRAALVGLGGRIVATAPGCVAVMADPAQVLGEVVEAGARLLRETGLRCVGAGLAVPSAVAEPEGTALNPLHIAWPAGAPVREIFSTCVRAAGITGPAFTANDVNLAALAEHRHGAGRGAQHLLCVATGHRGVGGALVLDGRLHSGSSGLALEVGHLTVNPEGGPCHCGGRGCLDVETDPLAFLTAAGREPGPEESLLKQSGGLLRTEYGDPDVRAAAEELIDRLGLGLAGLVNILNPDRIILGGLHRDLLEADPERLRAVVADRSLWGRSGSVPILSCTLDHNSLVGAAELAWQPVLDDPLAALA
- a CDS encoding phosphotriesterase — translated: MRLVRTVLGDVPAEELGVCDAHDHLFIRSPVLPGLELDDPEDARERLRSFHELGGRTVVQWTPYGMGRRAGDLAALSRAGGTRIVAATGLHRAAHYAPGPLGRIMPELEELFVSEITEGIGTTGVRAGLIKVAGAFHGIDAHARHTMTAAAGAHRRTGAPVAVHLELGTGAGDVLDLLCGELGVEPRRVILGHPGRFPDGVAQLDAAREGVFLAFDGPSRASHATDWRLPEQLAGLAEAGFGGQLLLGGDTTVPGTPGMPYLLRRLRPRLARSLGEELLGAMFVANPARAFALAAR